One Oceanithermus desulfurans genomic region harbors:
- the purF gene encoding amidophosphoribosyltransferase: MHEACGVAGAVTPGRQAARPVFFGLFALQHRGQEAAGIASSDGRAAYIHKGLGRVAQVFDEDNLRPLLGELAIGHNRYSTTGATQLRNAQPHLVETVLGPLAVAHNGNLTNARALRRELLEAGIGFSSGSDTEVILRLLALPVEAADDPWIARIRRLMARAEGAYALVLLTRDAVYALRDPWGFRPLVVGELAGGGWAAASESSALATMGARPVFEVEPGHVVRIDREGYRVFEVAAERPRALCVFEYVYFARPDTVLAGREVHAVRRRLGAELAREAPADADVVVGVPDSATAHALGYAEAAGLPFAEGLIKNRYIGRTFIEPDDALRKTGVRLKYTPLASVLAGRRVVLVDDSIVRGNTAGPLVRLLREAGAREVHLRVASPPVRHPCFMGLDMATHDELIAHRLELEAIRAHVGADSLAYLSHAGLLRAVGTREGLCDACFSGRYPLAVEPAAPEGDALVGEG, encoded by the coding sequence ATGCACGAGGCCTGCGGCGTCGCCGGGGCGGTCACGCCCGGGCGGCAGGCGGCGCGGCCCGTCTTCTTCGGCCTCTTCGCGCTGCAGCACCGCGGCCAGGAGGCGGCGGGCATCGCCAGCTCCGACGGGCGCGCCGCCTACATCCACAAGGGCCTGGGGCGGGTGGCCCAGGTCTTCGACGAGGACAACCTGCGTCCGCTTTTGGGCGAGCTGGCGATCGGGCACAACCGCTACTCGACGACCGGGGCCACGCAGCTGCGCAACGCCCAGCCCCACCTCGTCGAGACGGTGCTGGGGCCGCTGGCCGTGGCCCACAACGGCAACCTCACCAACGCCCGCGCGCTGCGCCGCGAGCTGCTCGAGGCGGGCATCGGGTTCTCCAGCGGCAGCGACACCGAGGTGATCCTGCGCCTGCTCGCGCTGCCCGTGGAGGCCGCGGACGACCCCTGGATCGCCCGCATCCGCCGCCTGATGGCGCGGGCCGAGGGGGCCTACGCGCTGGTGCTGCTCACCCGCGACGCGGTCTACGCGCTGCGCGACCCCTGGGGCTTCCGCCCGCTGGTGGTGGGCGAGCTCGCGGGCGGGGGCTGGGCGGCGGCCTCGGAGTCGAGCGCGCTCGCCACGATGGGGGCCCGTCCGGTGTTCGAGGTCGAGCCCGGCCACGTCGTCCGCATCGACCGCGAGGGCTACCGGGTCTTCGAGGTCGCCGCAGAGCGCCCGCGGGCGCTCTGCGTCTTCGAGTACGTCTACTTCGCCCGTCCCGACACCGTGCTCGCGGGGCGCGAAGTGCACGCGGTGCGCCGGCGGCTGGGCGCCGAGCTGGCGCGTGAGGCCCCCGCGGACGCCGACGTCGTCGTGGGGGTGCCCGACTCGGCCACGGCCCACGCGCTCGGCTACGCCGAGGCCGCGGGCCTGCCCTTCGCCGAAGGGTTGATCAAGAACCGCTACATCGGCCGCACCTTCATCGAGCCCGACGACGCGCTGCGCAAGACCGGGGTGCGGCTCAAGTACACCCCGCTCGCCAGCGTGCTTGCGGGCCGGCGGGTGGTGCTCGTGGACGACTCGATCGTGCGCGGTAATACCGCGGGCCCGCTGGTGCGGCTGCTGCGCGAGGCGGGGGCGCGCGAGGTGCACCTGCGGGTGGCGTCGCCGCCGGTGCGCCACCCCTGCTTCATGGGCCTCGACATGGCGACCCACGACGAGCTCATCGCCCACCGGCTCGAGCTCGAGGCGATCCGCGCGCACGTCGGCGCCGACAGCCTCGCCTACCTGAGCCACGCCGGGCTGCTGCGGGCGGTGGGGACGCGCGAGGGCCTGTGCGACGCCTGCTTCAGCGGGCGCTACCCGCTCGCGGTGGAACCTGCGGCCCCCGAAGGGGACGCGCTGGTAGGGGAGGGGTGA
- a CDS encoding AIR carboxylase family protein, which produces MASGRVIVLMGSASDAEHAGRATALLDRLGVPWSLHVASAHKTPERLLQVLAESERRGGARVYLTIAGRSNALSGLVDAQVAAPVIACPPLGSGSWAPYDLASSLRMPSGVAPLVVLDPENAALAAVKILALAEPGLAEAVRSYQAAQREKLERADAALGGGAPE; this is translated from the coding sequence GTGGCTAGCGGGCGCGTGATCGTCCTCATGGGCTCGGCCTCCGACGCCGAGCACGCCGGCCGCGCCACCGCGCTGCTGGACCGGCTGGGGGTGCCCTGGTCCTTGCACGTGGCCTCGGCGCACAAGACGCCGGAGCGGCTCCTGCAGGTCCTCGCCGAAAGCGAACGCCGCGGCGGGGCGCGCGTCTACCTGACGATCGCAGGCCGCTCCAACGCGCTCTCGGGCCTCGTCGACGCCCAGGTGGCCGCCCCCGTGATCGCCTGTCCGCCGCTGGGAAGCGGGTCCTGGGCGCCCTACGACCTGGCCTCGTCGCTGCGCATGCCCTCGGGGGTGGCGCCGCTCGTCGTTCTCGACCCCGAGAACGCGGCGCTGGCCGCGGTCAAGATCCTGGCCCTGGCCGAACCCGGGCTGGCGGAGGCGGTGCGGTCGTACCAGGCGGCGCAGCGGGAGAAGCTCGAGCGCGCCGACGCGGCGCTGGGCGGGGGTGCGCCGGAGTGA
- a CDS encoding phosphoribosylaminoimidazolesuccinocarboxamide synthase, translating to MFSEEEWNEAWKHPLLEARLEGLGPREAGKVRDMYRAGDLRVLVATDRISAFDRVLGAVPFRGQVLNQLAAWWFEATRDLVANHVVSVPDPNVTIAREAEPLPVEVIVRGYITGSTTTSLWYLYERGERAPYGVPLPEGLAKNDPLPEPIITPTTKAAPGEHDERLTAAEVTERGLVEPALWARVQQVALELFSRGQEVARQGGLVLVDTKYEFGLQGGELVLIDEVHTPDSSRYWDLAAYQHGEIVHYDKEHLRLWYAARGFRGEGEPPPLAPELARELAQLYVTVFERLTGARFEPGESPAGPRIQRNVERALAELGVGRG from the coding sequence ATGTTCAGCGAAGAGGAATGGAACGAAGCCTGGAAGCACCCGCTGCTCGAGGCCCGGCTCGAGGGCCTGGGGCCGCGGGAGGCAGGCAAGGTGCGCGACATGTACCGCGCCGGGGACCTGCGGGTGCTCGTGGCCACCGACCGCATCTCGGCCTTCGACCGGGTGCTGGGGGCCGTGCCCTTTCGCGGGCAGGTGCTCAACCAGCTGGCCGCCTGGTGGTTCGAGGCGACCCGTGACCTGGTGGCGAACCACGTGGTGAGCGTGCCCGACCCCAACGTCACGATCGCGCGCGAGGCCGAGCCGCTGCCCGTCGAGGTGATCGTGCGCGGCTACATCACCGGCAGCACGACCACCTCGCTGTGGTACCTCTACGAACGCGGCGAGCGCGCTCCCTACGGGGTGCCGTTGCCCGAGGGGCTGGCCAAGAACGACCCGTTGCCCGAGCCCATCATCACCCCGACCACCAAGGCGGCCCCGGGCGAGCACGACGAGCGGCTCACCGCCGCCGAGGTGACCGAGCGCGGCCTGGTCGAGCCCGCGCTCTGGGCGCGGGTGCAGCAGGTGGCCCTCGAACTCTTTTCGCGCGGTCAGGAGGTGGCCCGTCAGGGCGGCCTCGTCCTGGTCGACACCAAGTACGAGTTCGGCCTGCAAGGTGGGGAGCTGGTGCTGATCGACGAGGTGCACACCCCCGACTCGAGCCGTTACTGGGACCTGGCCGCCTACCAGCATGGCGAGATCGTCCACTACGACAAGGAACACCTGCGCCTGTGGTACGCCGCCCGCGGTTTCCGCGGCGAGGGGGAGCCGCCGCCGCTCGCTCCGGAGCTGGCGCGCGAGCTCGCCCAGCTCTACGTGACCGTCTTCGAGCGGCTCACCGGCGCCCGTTTCGAGCCCGGCGAGTCGCCGGCGGGGCCGCGCATCCAGCGGAACGTGGAGCGGGCGCTGGCCGAACTGGGGGTGGGCCGTGGCTAG
- the purQ gene encoding phosphoribosylformylglycinamidine synthase I, which produces MNRSQGEELQATFVVEVTGVHGGADAELLARELGARAVRRARLFYLQGLDRAQVEALADEVLADAVSERWRVAPAEAPPELEPGWTYLDVTLHPGVTDAEAETLLAVLTARGLAGVRAATGRRYYVAGLDPARLAERAPRTLANPVVEHWSVAAPARPGFVESEPARMEAREVPLRELDEAGLAELSRARRLALDVQEMRQIQAYFEREGREPTDVELETLAQSWSEHCAHKTFRSPIVYTGPPPGQRRGEVTQRIDGLLRSYIKGATDRLDRPWVRSAIEDNAGIVAFTEAFDLAFKVETHNHPSALEPFGGAGTGVGGVIRDVLGVSARPLAVTDVLCFGPLELPREELPEGALHPRRVYEGVTRGIEDYGNKMGVPTVNGALWFHPGYTANPLVYAGCLGVLPSGSHPTEPQPGDWVVLVGGRTGRDGIGGATFSSATMDATTHEVAGASVQIGDPIQEKKVADLVLAARDEGLYHAITDCGAGGLSSAVGEMGAALGVRVELERVPLKYPGLAPWEIWLSEAQERMVLAVPPDRWEHLAELARRYRVEAVRIGRFEASGRLVVEAGGRAVADLAMDFVHGGWPRRERRAEWRPPRLARARFEPGPELLPALLAHPNLRSREALVRRYDHLVQGGTAEGPLVGAANHGPADAAVLVPQEVQGEDPPAAALAVGLATGLYPVDPYLMAFMALDEAVRNLVAVGADPDRIAVLDNFSWGDPDLPDRLGGLVRASQGLYDAALCYGTPFVSGKDSLNNEYTDARGVRHAIPGTLVVSGLGRLARASEALSLDLKRPGDPVWLVGATGRALAGSHAGALAGLPVTAGGLPVFDERAPDWMRALHRAVRAGWVRAVHDLSEGGLALAAAEMAIAGRLGLDLDPARAPVVEALSEAELLFSESPSRFLVEVDPAHEAEFAALFEGRPAARVGRVTPEPELRLGSWRWPLETLERAWRGELAPDPRPHRAAPEPYAAPAVRRTPPRAAVLFAPGTNRDGDARIALERAGARPERVPLSELEPRDLAAFDLLLLPGGFSYGDDLGAGKVWALELRDRFGEAVDAFVAAGKPVLGICNGFQALVKAGFLPGGSGPPAVTLAPNASGRFETRWVWLEPEPGAACPFVAGLSAPLYVPVAHGEGRLAVRGAEALGRLEAAGQVALRYARPGGGEPVYPFNPNGSAGHVAGLCNPAGNVLGLMPHPEDHVFSWQHPRAHRGERGFDGLALFRRLVEHA; this is translated from the coding sequence TTGAACCGTTCACAGGGTGAGGAGTTGCAGGCGACCTTCGTCGTCGAGGTGACGGGGGTGCACGGAGGGGCGGACGCGGAGCTGCTGGCCCGCGAACTGGGCGCGCGCGCCGTACGGCGCGCGCGCTTGTTTTATCTGCAGGGATTGGACCGCGCGCAGGTGGAGGCGCTGGCGGACGAGGTGCTGGCCGACGCGGTGAGCGAGCGCTGGCGGGTGGCGCCGGCGGAGGCGCCGCCCGAGCTGGAGCCCGGCTGGACCTACCTGGACGTGACCCTTCACCCGGGGGTCACCGACGCCGAGGCCGAGACGCTGCTCGCGGTGCTGACCGCCCGCGGCCTCGCGGGGGTGCGGGCGGCCACCGGGCGGCGCTACTACGTAGCGGGTCTGGATCCCGCCCGGCTCGCGGAGCGCGCACCGCGTACGCTGGCCAACCCGGTCGTCGAGCACTGGAGCGTGGCCGCGCCGGCGCGGCCGGGTTTCGTGGAGTCCGAACCCGCGCGCATGGAGGCGCGAGAGGTGCCCCTGCGCGAACTCGACGAGGCCGGGCTCGCGGAGCTCTCGCGCGCCCGCCGGCTGGCGCTCGACGTCCAGGAGATGCGGCAGATCCAGGCCTACTTCGAGCGCGAGGGGCGCGAACCCACCGACGTGGAGCTCGAGACCCTGGCCCAGAGCTGGAGCGAGCACTGCGCCCACAAGACCTTCCGCTCGCCGATCGTCTACACCGGACCGCCTCCCGGGCAGCGCCGCGGCGAGGTGACCCAGCGCATCGACGGCCTGCTCCGCAGCTACATCAAGGGGGCGACCGACCGGCTCGACCGCCCCTGGGTGCGCTCGGCCATCGAGGACAACGCCGGCATCGTGGCCTTCACGGAGGCGTTCGACCTGGCCTTCAAGGTGGAGACCCACAACCACCCCTCGGCGCTCGAGCCCTTCGGCGGCGCCGGCACCGGCGTGGGCGGGGTGATCCGCGACGTGCTGGGGGTGAGCGCGCGCCCCCTCGCCGTCACCGATGTGCTCTGCTTCGGACCCCTGGAACTGCCGCGGGAGGAGCTGCCCGAAGGGGCGCTCCACCCGCGGCGCGTTTACGAGGGCGTGACCCGCGGCATCGAGGACTACGGCAACAAGATGGGCGTGCCCACGGTGAACGGCGCGCTCTGGTTCCACCCCGGCTACACCGCCAACCCCCTCGTCTACGCCGGCTGTCTGGGCGTCCTCCCCAGCGGGAGCCATCCCACCGAGCCGCAGCCGGGTGACTGGGTGGTCCTCGTCGGCGGCCGCACCGGCCGCGACGGCATCGGCGGGGCCACCTTCTCGAGCGCCACGATGGACGCCACCACCCACGAGGTCGCAGGCGCGAGCGTGCAGATCGGCGACCCCATCCAGGAGAAGAAGGTGGCCGACCTGGTGCTGGCGGCGCGCGACGAGGGGCTCTACCACGCGATCACCGACTGCGGCGCGGGCGGCCTTTCCTCGGCGGTGGGCGAGATGGGCGCAGCGCTGGGGGTGCGCGTGGAGCTCGAGCGGGTGCCACTGAAGTACCCGGGGCTCGCGCCCTGGGAGATCTGGCTCAGCGAGGCCCAGGAGCGCATGGTGCTGGCCGTGCCCCCCGACCGCTGGGAGCACCTGGCCGAGCTGGCCCGCCGCTACCGGGTGGAGGCCGTGCGCATCGGCCGCTTCGAGGCGAGCGGCCGCCTCGTCGTCGAGGCGGGCGGGCGGGCGGTGGCCGACCTGGCCATGGACTTCGTCCACGGCGGCTGGCCGCGGCGGGAGCGCCGGGCCGAGTGGCGGCCGCCGCGGTTGGCGCGCGCCCGCTTCGAGCCGGGGCCGGAGCTGCTGCCCGCGCTGCTGGCGCACCCCAACCTGAGGAGCCGGGAGGCGCTGGTGCGCCGCTACGACCACCTGGTCCAGGGAGGCACCGCCGAGGGGCCGCTGGTGGGTGCGGCCAACCACGGCCCCGCGGACGCGGCCGTGCTGGTGCCCCAGGAGGTGCAGGGCGAGGACCCGCCCGCCGCGGCGCTGGCGGTGGGGCTCGCGACCGGGCTCTACCCGGTGGACCCCTACCTGATGGCCTTCATGGCCCTCGACGAGGCGGTACGCAACCTGGTGGCCGTGGGGGCCGACCCCGACCGCATCGCCGTGCTCGACAACTTTTCCTGGGGCGATCCGGACCTTCCCGACCGCCTGGGCGGGCTGGTGCGCGCCAGCCAGGGGCTCTACGACGCGGCGCTCTGCTACGGCACCCCTTTCGTTTCCGGGAAGGACAGCCTCAACAACGAATACACCGACGCCCGCGGGGTGCGCCACGCCATCCCCGGGACCCTGGTGGTCTCGGGTTTGGGGCGGCTGGCGCGGGCGAGCGAGGCGCTGAGCCTCGACCTCAAACGGCCGGGCGACCCCGTCTGGCTGGTGGGCGCCACCGGCCGGGCGCTCGCGGGAAGCCATGCGGGGGCGCTGGCGGGCCTGCCGGTGACCGCCGGCGGCCTGCCCGTCTTCGACGAGCGCGCGCCGGACTGGATGCGCGCCCTCCACCGGGCCGTCCGCGCCGGCTGGGTGCGGGCCGTGCACGACCTCAGCGAGGGCGGGCTGGCGCTGGCCGCCGCCGAGATGGCGATCGCCGGGCGCTTGGGGCTGGACCTCGACCCGGCGCGCGCGCCGGTCGTCGAGGCGCTCAGCGAGGCCGAGCTGCTCTTCTCCGAGTCGCCCTCGCGGTTTCTGGTCGAGGTGGACCCGGCCCACGAAGCGGAGTTCGCCGCCCTCTTCGAGGGTCGGCCCGCCGCGCGGGTGGGGCGGGTGACGCCCGAGCCGGAGCTGCGCCTGGGAAGTTGGCGCTGGCCGCTCGAAACCTTGGAACGCGCCTGGCGCGGCGAACTCGCTCCCGACCCCCGGCCGCACCGCGCCGCGCCCGAGCCCTACGCCGCGCCGGCGGTGCGCCGCACCCCGCCGCGGGCGGCCGTCCTCTTCGCCCCCGGCACCAACCGCGATGGTGACGCCCGCATCGCCCTGGAGCGCGCGGGGGCGCGGCCCGAGCGGGTACCTCTTTCCGAGCTGGAGCCCCGGGACCTCGCGGCCTTCGACCTGCTGCTGCTCCCGGGCGGCTTCTCCTACGGCGACGACCTGGGGGCGGGCAAGGTCTGGGCCCTGGAGTTACGCGACCGCTTCGGGGAGGCCGTGGACGCCTTCGTTGCCGCCGGCAAGCCGGTCCTCGGTATCTGCAACGGCTTCCAGGCGCTGGTGAAGGCCGGCTTCCTGCCGGGCGGGTCGGGGCCGCCGGCGGTCACGCTGGCGCCCAACGCCAGCGGCCGCTTCGAGACCCGCTGGGTCTGGCTCGAGCCCGAGCCGGGGGCCGCCTGCCCCTTCGTGGCTGGGCTTTCCGCGCCGCTCTACGTCCCGGTGGCCCACGGCGAAGGCCGGCTGGCGGTGCGGGGCGCGGAAGCGCTGGGGCGGCTCGAGGCCGCGGGTCAGGTGGCGCTGCGCTACGCCCGTCCCGGCGGCGGCGAGCCCGTCTACCCCTTCAACCCCAACGGCTCGGCGGGTCACGTCGCGGGGCTGTGCAACCCCGCGGGCAACGTCCTGGGGTTGATGCCCCACCCCGAAGACCACGTCTTTTCCTGGCAGCACCCGCGCGCGCATCGGGGCGAGCGCGGCTTCGACGGCCTCGCGCTCTTCCGGCGCCTGGTGGAACACGCATGA
- a CDS encoding TlyA family RNA methyltransferase, protein MAERVRLDVALAARGLVESRAKAQELIRAGRVRVDGAVVTKPSHRVGPEATIEVRGPAPYVGRAAHKLLGALAAFELEPAGEVWADVGAGTGGFTQVLLERGARRVYALDVGHGQLHPRLRADPRVVVMEGVNARHLEALPEPLDGAVMDVSFISSTLILPNLPRLIRPGGRALVLVKPQFELEPGSHAGVVRDEAQRRRALERVKAAAREAGFRVAGEAESPLPGREGNREFWLYLERPSAGVS, encoded by the coding sequence ATGGCTGAACGGGTCCGACTGGACGTGGCCCTGGCCGCGCGCGGCCTGGTGGAAAGCCGCGCCAAGGCCCAGGAGCTGATCCGCGCCGGCCGGGTGCGGGTCGACGGCGCGGTGGTGACCAAGCCCAGCCACCGGGTGGGGCCGGAGGCCACCATCGAGGTTCGCGGCCCCGCGCCCTACGTGGGGCGGGCGGCCCACAAGCTGTTGGGGGCGCTCGCTGCCTTCGAGCTCGAGCCCGCAGGGGAGGTCTGGGCCGACGTGGGCGCGGGCACCGGCGGTTTCACCCAGGTGCTGCTCGAGCGCGGCGCCCGCAGGGTCTACGCGCTGGACGTGGGCCACGGCCAGCTGCACCCGCGCCTGCGCGCGGATCCGCGGGTGGTGGTGATGGAAGGGGTCAACGCCCGCCACCTGGAGGCGCTGCCCGAGCCGCTGGACGGCGCGGTGATGGACGTTTCCTTCATCTCCAGCACTCTGATCCTGCCCAACCTGCCGCGCCTGATCCGGCCCGGCGGCCGGGCGCTCGTCCTCGTCAAGCCCCAGTTCGAGCTCGAGCCCGGGAGCCACGCCGGGGTGGTGCGGGACGAGGCCCAGCGCAGGCGGGCGCTCGAACGGGTGAAGGCGGCCGCCCGGGAGGCCGGGTTCCGGGTGGCGGGCGAGGCCGAGAGCCCCCTGCCGGGCAGGGAGGGCAACCGGGAGTTCTGGCTCTACCTGGAACGGCCGTCTGCGGGCGTAAGCTGA
- a CDS encoding PQQ-dependent sugar dehydrogenase — protein MKRILSGGLLVFALAWAQGVGLEPVATGLDKPLYLTQEPGGPLLVLEQRGRVLALAGAKKTLWLDVRKKVSCCGERGLLGLAFHPGYAQNRRFFLNYTDRRGRTVIEEYRAGRPYRVLLTIDQPYANHNGGHLAFGPDGYLYIGTGDGGSGGDPQGHAQNPGSLLGKMLRIDVDRGDPYAVPEDNPFVANPRYRPEIWALGLRNPWRYSFDRETGDLFIADVGQNKWEEVDYVPAPMSTSGGWNFGWNIMEGNHCFKPAKNCKRAGLVPPILEYGHDQGCSITGGYVYRGRAIPELVGAYIYGDYCSGKVWAARWTGDRWQSELLLQTKLRISSFGEDAAGEVYLVDHGGGAVYRLVPAR, from the coding sequence ATGAAACGAATCCTAAGCGGTGGCTTGCTGGTGTTCGCGCTGGCCTGGGCGCAGGGGGTGGGGCTCGAGCCCGTGGCCACGGGGCTGGACAAGCCGCTCTACCTCACCCAGGAACCGGGCGGTCCGCTCCTCGTGCTCGAGCAGCGGGGGCGCGTCCTGGCGCTCGCAGGCGCGAAGAAGACGCTCTGGCTGGACGTGCGCAAGAAGGTGAGCTGCTGCGGCGAGCGGGGGCTTCTGGGCCTGGCCTTCCACCCCGGCTACGCGCAGAACCGCCGCTTCTTCCTCAACTACACCGACCGCCGCGGCCGCACCGTGATCGAGGAGTACCGCGCCGGGCGGCCCTACCGGGTGCTGCTCACCATCGACCAGCCCTACGCCAACCACAACGGGGGGCACCTCGCCTTCGGCCCCGACGGCTACCTCTACATCGGCACCGGCGACGGCGGTTCGGGGGGCGACCCCCAGGGCCACGCCCAGAACCCCGGGAGCCTGCTGGGCAAGATGCTGCGCATCGACGTGGACCGCGGTGATCCCTACGCCGTCCCCGAGGACAACCCCTTCGTGGCCAACCCCAGGTACCGTCCGGAGATCTGGGCGCTGGGGCTACGCAACCCCTGGCGCTACAGCTTCGACCGCGAAACCGGCGACCTCTTCATCGCCGACGTGGGCCAGAACAAGTGGGAAGAGGTGGACTACGTCCCTGCGCCGATGAGCACGAGCGGCGGCTGGAACTTCGGCTGGAACATCATGGAGGGCAACCACTGCTTCAAGCCCGCCAAGAACTGCAAGCGCGCGGGCCTGGTGCCGCCCATCCTCGAGTACGGCCACGACCAGGGGTGCTCGATCACCGGCGGCTACGTCTACCGCGGGCGGGCCATCCCCGAGCTGGTGGGGGCCTACATCTACGGCGACTACTGCAGCGGCAAGGTCTGGGCCGCCCGCTGGACCGGGGACCGCTGGCAGAGCGAGCTGCTGCTCCAGACCAAGCTGCGCATCAGCAGCTTTGGCGAGGACGCCGCCGGCGAGGTCTACCTGGTCGACCACGGCGGCGGCGCGGTCTACCGGCTGGTTCCGGCGCGCTGA
- a CDS encoding RluA family pseudouridine synthase: MQGSHVFEAEGERLDQALARALGVSRARAQAWISGGHVRVAGEVVTKPARRLAGERVEVEVPPEPPARVEAEDLSVEILYEDEDMVVVNKPAGMVTHPAPGVTRGTLVNALLGRWVEPGGEPVRPGIVHRLDKETSGVIVVARHEAALRRLADAFKQRFVFKRYVALTEGVPANTTVIAPIGRHPVHRFKMHTGGIKARYAETDFEVVAEAGGRALVEARPHTGRTHQIRVHLKHLHTPIWADPLYGKPSPFIDRLALHAYELRVPHPKSGKILSFTAPVPEDMARGWEVAGGVWPEGVQRAGTSR; encoded by the coding sequence GTGCAGGGTTCCCACGTCTTCGAAGCCGAGGGCGAGCGTCTGGATCAGGCGCTGGCGCGGGCGCTGGGGGTGAGCCGCGCCCGCGCGCAGGCCTGGATCAGCGGCGGCCACGTGCGCGTCGCCGGCGAGGTGGTCACCAAGCCGGCCCGCCGCCTCGCCGGCGAGCGGGTCGAGGTGGAGGTGCCGCCCGAGCCCCCCGCGCGCGTCGAGGCCGAGGACCTGAGCGTCGAGATCCTTTACGAGGACGAGGACATGGTCGTCGTCAACAAGCCCGCGGGCATGGTCACCCACCCGGCCCCCGGGGTAACGCGCGGCACGCTGGTCAACGCCCTGCTGGGCCGCTGGGTCGAGCCCGGGGGCGAGCCGGTGCGGCCCGGGATCGTGCACCGGCTCGACAAGGAGACCTCGGGGGTGATCGTCGTGGCCCGGCACGAGGCGGCGCTCAGGCGGCTCGCCGACGCCTTCAAGCAGCGTTTCGTCTTCAAGCGCTACGTCGCCCTGACCGAGGGGGTGCCCGCGAACACCACGGTGATCGCGCCCATCGGTCGTCACCCGGTGCACCGCTTCAAGATGCACACCGGCGGCATCAAGGCGCGCTACGCCGAGACCGACTTCGAGGTGGTCGCCGAGGCCGGGGGGCGGGCCCTCGTCGAGGCGCGGCCCCACACCGGCCGCACCCACCAGATCCGGGTGCACCTCAAGCACCTGCACACCCCCATCTGGGCCGATCCCCTCTACGGCAAGCCCTCGCCGTTCATCGACCGTCTGGCGCTGCACGCCTACGAGCTGCGGGTGCCGCACCCGAAGAGCGGCAAGATCCTGAGCTTCACCGCCCCCGTGCCCGAAGACATGGCCCGCGGCTGGGAGGTCGCGGGCGGGGTCTGGCCCGAAGGGGTTCAGCGCGCCGGAACCAGCCGGTAG
- a CDS encoding SH3 domain-containing protein produces MPHVLSPHAGAPLADPGFWAGRWRGRFDPGAPAVVNPRLAERSRALWDPLELGPVAPAALGEWIEAARVPDAWWAVLDGRPSDEAARAQLRARLNLEGLRPFKADRYGLTLGRANLRALPTAARGHKTNDEDGFDRLQHTALEPLTPLALLHPSRDGAWWFVQAPDYRGWIRARELAWTELPGEIANLLAQPGPVLLSPTAELETACGATLLQMGSRLPGLRGGMLAYPARDEHGQLLWSKARLRGAPELAPEPPPLTPEAFFARALAPLGRPYGWGGLTPEGPGLDCSRFVQDVFKVFGYRLPRDASAQCAATRPAIAFDAGEPHEARARKLAELDAGPALLCMPGHVMLYLGSVDGCHHAAHAFWAYKRRENGGEVTVPVRRVVVTSLDLGRGTDAGSLLERLTSVNLL; encoded by the coding sequence ATGCCGCACGTCCTCTCGCCGCACGCCGGCGCGCCGCTCGCGGACCCTGGGTTCTGGGCCGGGCGCTGGCGGGGCCGGTTCGACCCCGGAGCGCCGGCGGTCGTGAACCCGCGCCTCGCCGAGCGCTCCCGGGCGCTGTGGGACCCGCTCGAGCTGGGGCCGGTGGCGCCGGCGGCGCTGGGGGAATGGATCGAGGCGGCCCGGGTCCCGGACGCGTGGTGGGCGGTCCTGGACGGCCGCCCCAGCGACGAAGCGGCACGGGCGCAGCTGCGCGCACGGCTGAACCTCGAAGGGCTGCGGCCCTTCAAGGCCGACCGCTACGGCCTCACCCTCGGCCGCGCCAACCTGCGCGCCCTGCCTACCGCCGCGCGCGGCCACAAGACCAACGACGAGGACGGCTTCGACCGCCTGCAGCACACCGCGCTCGAGCCGCTCACGCCGCTGGCGCTGCTGCACCCCAGCCGCGATGGGGCGTGGTGGTTCGTCCAGGCCCCCGACTACCGCGGCTGGATCCGCGCCCGCGAACTGGCCTGGACCGAACTTCCCGGCGAGATCGCCAACCTGCTGGCGCAGCCGGGGCCGGTCCTTCTGAGCCCCACCGCCGAACTGGAAACCGCCTGCGGCGCCACCCTGCTGCAGATGGGCAGCCGGCTGCCGGGGCTGCGCGGCGGCATGCTCGCCTACCCCGCCCGTGACGAACACGGCCAGCTGCTCTGGAGCAAGGCCCGCCTCCGCGGCGCCCCCGAGCTCGCCCCCGAACCCCCGCCCCTCACCCCCGAGGCCTTCTTCGCCCGCGCCCTCGCCCCGCTGGGCCGCCCCTACGGCTGGGGCGGCCTCACCCCCGAAGGGCCCGGCCTCGACTGCTCGCGCTTCGTCCAGGACGTCTTCAAGGTCTTCGGGTACCGCCTGCCGCGCGACGCCTCGGCGCAGTGCGCCGCCACCCGTCCGGCGATCGCCTTCGACGCCGGCGAACCCCACGAGGCGCGGGCGCGCAAGCTGGCCGAGCTCGACGCCGGTCCCGCCCTCCTATGCATGCCGGGGCACGTCATGCTCTACCTGGGCTCGGTGGACGGCTGTCACCACGCAGCGCACGCCTTCTGGGCCTACAAGCGGCGGGAGAACGGCGGCGAGGTCACCGTTCCGGTGCGCCGGGTGGTGGTCACCAGCCTCGACCTGGGGCGCGGAACCGACGCGGGCTCACTCCTCGAGCGGCTCACCTCGGTGAACCTGCTTTAG